A DNA window from Helianthus annuus cultivar XRQ/B chromosome 15, HanXRQr2.0-SUNRISE, whole genome shotgun sequence contains the following coding sequences:
- the LOC118487151 gene encoding uncharacterized protein LOC118487151: MDAPPQSPAFDPYAYRSPQVPSTRGNVERSLPIDEDDEDDEVVPETQNLGDDDDEEYEYNVDEEAGNEEDEAREKKGKTVSEKWTKKQEEALAKAWVHCSTNKKKGNQQSRESFWGKILEHYNKSVGGSNRTVHQVRSKWNPMMAKINFFNGLYQQADRTRGSGCQDLDVMKVALKEFKERFPSGFQHLEAWEVVRKHEKWAQVPLMGEEGEGSAPKRKPVDVDFSIPDMNEDPSPQRPQRRDKRQATSSEGSSAELAAQFKVYTAMKEAKQAVELEAIEMRKKRDSEARELISAQLETMKNYNFDRDMKTFLKPHDDVPPSMLPIILARKREIANKYGWPCDF; the protein is encoded by the exons atggacgctcctcctcaatcccccgccttcgacccatatgCTTATCGTTCTCCACAagttccttctacacgaggaaatgtcGAACGTTCTCTACCTATTGACGAGGACGACGAGGACGAtgaggtagtgcccgaaactcaaaatttgggcgacgacGACGACGAAGAATATGAATATAATGTGGACGAAGAAGCGGGCAACGAAGAAGACGAGGCTCGAGAAAAAAAAGGGAAAACGGTGAGCGAAAAATGGACAAAAaaacaagaagaggcgttggcgaaggcgtgggtacattgtTCTACCAACAAAAAAAAGGGCAATCAACAAAGTCGCGAAAGTTTTTGGGGTAAAATTTTAGAGCACTATAACAAAAGTGTcggtggaagtaaccggaccgttcatcaagtacggtctaaatggaaccCGATGATGGCGAAAATTaactttttcaacggcctataccaacaagcg gatcgcacacgaggaagcggatgtcaagatctcgacgtgatgaaagtcgcgttaaaagaatttaaagaaaGATTTCCAAGCGGTTTTCAACACCTCGAggcgtgggaggtcgttcgaaaacaCGAGAAATGGGCACAAGTGCCATTGATGGGCGAGGAAGGTGAAGGTTCGGCACCtaaaagaaagcccgttgacgtAGACTTTTCAATCCCGGATATGAACGAAGATCCCTCGCCACAAAGACCACAAaggcgagacaagcgtcaagctacatcgtccgagggaagctcggccgagttggcggcacaattcaaagtgtacaccgccatgaaagaagcgaagcaagcggtagaattggaggcgatcgaaatgaggaaaaaaagagattcggaggctcgcgagctcatatcggCACAACTcgagacgatgaaaaactacaatttcgatcgagatatgaaaacctTCCTTAAGCCGCACGACGATGTTCCACCAAGTATGTTGCCGatcatcctcgcccgaaagcgagaaatcgctaacaagtacgggtggccatgcGATTTCTAG
- the LOC110911025 gene encoding uncharacterized protein LOC110911025: MCEKIKSFSINREPKPKPTALNPKPCSAEMGGDSSSSGEEDGDAEWRAAINSVTSTAPSNSSTVANGTTTTSGGSPSRADTKNIKLYQIKAQKLLDDILEKSIKVVRKEPTEVAENHSISNEGGIRLFRDAPRGILFDRVDELQGPLKRPRIAPNMEVDEKSKKFRRQLKSVVVDGDDIICSAKKARERFLAKLEARDAAAKAKAKREEERVAELKRIRGERWLPAIARQMRSK; this comes from the exons ATGTGTGAGAAAATAAAATCTTTTTCAATCAACCGTGAACCGAAGCCCAAACCTACAGCACTAAACCCAAAACCCTGCTCCGCCGAAATGGGCGGCGATTCTAGCAGCAGTGGGGAGGAAGACGGCGACGCTGAGTGGAGAGCCGCCATAAACTCCGTCACATCCACCGCTCCATCAAACAGCTCCACGGTGGCCAACGGAACGACCACAACCTCCGGCGGTTCTCCCAGTCGAGCAGACACCAAGAACATTAAACTCTACCAAATCAAG GCACAGAAGTTATTGGATGACATATTAGAGAAAAGCATAAAAGTGGTGAGAAAAGAACCCACAGAAGTTGCAGAAAACCATTCCATCAGTAATGAAGGTGGCATTAGACTGTTTAGAGACGCCCCACGTGGCATACTGTTCGATCGAGTTG ATGAACTTCAAGGACCACTAAAGCGACCAAGAATAGCTCCTAACATGGAGGTTGATGAGAAATCAAAAAAG TTTAGGCGGCAACTGAAATCGGTTGTAGTTGATGGGGACGATATAATATGTTCAGCAAAAAAAGCACGTGAAAGGTTTTTGGCTAAGTTGGAAGCAAGAGATGCAGCTGCAAAAGCAAAAGCCAAAAGAGAAGAAGAGAGAGTTGCGGAGTTGAAAAGGATTCGCGGGGAAAGATGGTTGCCTGCTATCGCTAGACAAATGCGGTCAAAGTAA